A single window of Malus sylvestris chromosome 5, drMalSylv7.2, whole genome shotgun sequence DNA harbors:
- the LOC126622892 gene encoding uncharacterized protein LOC126622892, producing the protein MSDKSVRIESLLGMLTVKLQDDNFVKWNYQFQSVLRGYDFFEFFTGESPCPPKFVINTESGVTTEITAAYKSWVQKDMALLSLLIATLSDDAMEYVIGCKTSHEAWVNLQDRYASVSRARINQLKIEFHTIQKGSDSIDKYLLRLKAIRDQLVSAGERITDNDVVITALSGLPSEFDIVKAVVLARETSIPLKDFRAQLISVESAMEARVTTLANGMAAMYVQGDRVTGGHQNSGYSQGESSNAGSQTGDTQGYQGNNRFQNRNGFNNSQGSNTSQNYNRSGYGSFNNSRPYYNGNRQRWGNNYNNSSTGNRSSWNGNTTFKTGPIVECQICSRRGHTAATCSNRSDGYQNMVRMFNISLQLIHGCWTLVLHII; encoded by the exons ATGTCTGATAAATCAGTACGCATTGAAAGTTTGCTTGGTATGTTAACTGTGAAGTTGCAAGATGACAATTTTGTTAAGTGGAATTATCAGTTTCAGTCTGTTTTACGAGGGTAtgatttctttgaattttttactGGTGAGTCTCCTTGTCCACCAAAGTTTGTGATTAACACTGAGAGTGGAGTGACTACAGAAATCACAGCAGCTTATAAATCTTGGGTTCAGAAAGATATGGCACTATTGAGTCTGTtaattgctactttgtcggatGATGCTATGGAATATGTCATAGGGTGTAAAACGTCTCATGAAGCTTGGGTAAACTTACAAGACCGATATGCGTCCGTGTCAAGGGCTAggattaatcaactcaaaattgAGTTTCATACAATTCAAAAAGGCAGTGATTCTATTGACAAGTATTTGCTTCGGTTGAAAGCCATTCGTGATCAGCTTGTGTCTGCAGGGGAGAGGATTACTGATAATGATGTTGTTATTACTGCTTTATCTGGATTACCATCGGAGTTTGATATTGTCAAGGCTGTAGTTTTAGCAAGGGAGACTTCTATTCCACTGAAAGATTTCAGGGCGCAGTTGATTAGTGTTGAATCTGCTATGGAAGCAAGAGTCACTACTCTGGCCAATGGCATGGCTGCAATGTATGTTCAAGGAGATAGAGTTACAGGTGGTCATCAGAATTCCGGGTATTCACAAGGAGAGAGTTCAAATGCTGGTTCACAAACTGGTGATACTCAAGGCTATCAAGGGAACAACAGGTTTCAAAACCGAAATGGGTTTAATAATTCTCAGGGGTCTAATACTTCTCAGAACTATAACAGAAGTGGTTATGGGTCTTTCAATAATTCAAGGCCTTATTACAATGGGAATAGACAGAGATGGGGAAACAACTATAATAATTCTTCTACTGGGAATAGGTCTTCTTGGAATGGTAATACTACCTTCAAAACAGGTCCGATAGTTGAATGTCAGATTTGTTCTCGTAGAGGTCATACTGCTGCCACTTGTTCGAATAGGAGTGATGGTTATCAG AATATGGTCAGAATGTTCAACATTTCTCTGCAGCTGATACATGGGTGTTGGACACTGGTGCTTCACATCATATGA